One Gimesia aquarii DNA segment encodes these proteins:
- a CDS encoding DUF1501 domain-containing protein: protein MAISMTCDGVKRRDFLKVGALGFTGLTLSSYLRLVDAGKTKPKGAKSAIFIELPGGPSHMDTFDLKPESPSEYRGEFNPIKTNIDGIEICEHLPKLASCMDKFALLRGVSHSVAAHALGRSYVNTGNRPLPSLEYPGYGAVFTKENPGPENLPPYVSIPNSTQKPGFLGVKYAPLNTGATPRPGQPFNVRGISLRSGLTVENIERRESLLRDIDQTFNGLEKNSQLIEGLDQFGQQAYSIITSKRARDAFDISKESPAFSKPFGESSFGQSCLLASRLVESGVRFVTVSTGGWDTHRNNWDSLENRLLPSLDTGLSALFNGLAEKGLLESTAVYVTGEFGRTPKINRERGGRDHYPRCMFMLMAGGQVKGGQVIGKSDDKGTGPIDDGYSPDDVAASFYHNLGIDFTQEYHTNTGRPITIVRDGSVIDKLFA, encoded by the coding sequence ATGGCTATTTCAATGACATGTGATGGAGTAAAACGCCGTGATTTTCTCAAGGTCGGTGCACTCGGTTTCACAGGTTTGACACTTTCTTCTTATTTAAGACTGGTCGATGCCGGAAAAACAAAACCAAAAGGTGCCAAATCAGCTATTTTTATTGAGCTACCAGGCGGTCCCTCCCATATGGACACGTTCGACTTGAAACCGGAATCACCGAGTGAGTATCGTGGTGAATTCAATCCGATCAAAACAAACATTGACGGAATTGAAATCTGTGAGCATCTTCCAAAGCTCGCTTCTTGTATGGATAAGTTTGCACTGCTACGCGGTGTCTCGCACTCTGTTGCAGCGCATGCTTTAGGGCGTTCTTACGTCAATACTGGTAATCGTCCTTTGCCTTCTTTGGAATATCCAGGTTATGGAGCCGTATTTACAAAAGAAAACCCTGGACCTGAAAACCTTCCTCCTTATGTTTCGATTCCCAATTCGACTCAAAAACCTGGTTTTCTCGGTGTCAAGTATGCTCCACTCAATACCGGTGCGACTCCTCGTCCCGGCCAACCGTTCAACGTACGAGGAATTTCTCTCCGTTCTGGTTTGACAGTTGAGAACATCGAACGCCGTGAATCGCTGTTACGAGATATTGATCAAACCTTCAACGGGTTAGAAAAGAATTCGCAGTTAATTGAAGGGCTGGATCAGTTTGGTCAACAGGCTTATTCAATCATCACATCCAAAAGAGCACGAGATGCGTTTGATATCTCTAAAGAATCTCCCGCATTTTCGAAACCATTTGGCGAATCCAGTTTTGGGCAAAGTTGTCTGTTAGCTTCACGTCTCGTTGAGTCGGGAGTTCGTTTTGTGACTGTTTCCACCGGCGGCTGGGACACACACCGAAATAACTGGGACAGTCTGGAGAATCGATTACTGCCTTCACTTGATACAGGTCTCTCAGCGCTCTTTAACGGTCTTGCTGAAAAAGGATTGCTCGAGTCGACCGCAGTTTATGTGACGGGGGAATTTGGACGGACTCCTAAAATCAATAGAGAACGTGGTGGACGCGATCACTATCCCCGCTGCATGTTTATGTTAATGGCAGGAGGCCAGGTCAAAGGGGGACAGGTTATTGGAAAGAGCGACGACAAAGGGACTGGACCGATTGACGATGGTTATTCTCCGGACGATGTTGCCGCTTCATTCTACCACAATCTCGGTATCGATTTCACACAGGAATATCATACGAATACAGGACGCCCCATCACTATTGTTCGTGATGGATCTGTGATCGATAAGCTGTTTGCATAA